A region of the Vidua macroura isolate BioBank_ID:100142 chromosome 16, ASM2450914v1, whole genome shotgun sequence genome:
TTTtcctgggctggggaggctgcATGGTGCCATGTcaagggaggggggggggggagattGTAGGGCTGCCACCCCATATAACCCTGAATGACTtctgtcccagcctgggctcctgGCATCACAAAGCAATGTACTTGGCCAGTCTTTCCCTGGGGAAGTCTCTGTCCCAGGAAAGATAAAGATTCTGTGATCACAGGGGAAACCTTCACCTGGTGATGATCCCCCAGACCAGGTGCTGTGCCTGAGCTGGGGCAAGCCTTGTGCTGCATCGAGGAtggggctcagccctggctcctgGTTGGGGTGTGGAGAGCACTGAGGGTGGCTGTGAAACAGGGCTTAGAAACTCTGGGGTGAGGAACTGGACagcaattaatttctaattGGTGTGCTTGtgtgagctgctgtgccagtgctggccCTGTGCTgaccagctccaggcagctgctTGTTGGCTCTCCCAGTCCCCAGCTGTGGGCTGAGCAGTGAATCCATGGATGCAGCCCAGTAGAGGGGGGCTGAACTGAAGTGGGAAGCATGAGGATGGTTCCCTTGGTGAGTGCTTTCTGAAGAGCCAGCATCAGCTTGGCTCCTTGCTCCTCTCCCAAGGCTGCCTGaaaggtggtggtggtgttgcTCTGCACAAAGCTGATTACAGGTCCATTTTATAAATGAGGTGCTTGGATTTCTGTGCCCAGCCAATGTAATCCAGGTGTGGCTTGTTCCTGCTCCTGGGTGAGGCTTGTGCATCCTGTTACATCCAAGgagattttatttccttttgcaaaTGAGGAGGGGAAACCCAGTTACTTACGGGATTTGAAGTAAATtctgccaggcaggagaggagggtgtgagtgggagcaggagctgtctgCAGCTCACTCTGCTTGGAGAGTGGcccaggaaaggcagagcagtgAAATCTGCCTCTGCTTTGGAAGTTCCTCTATTCTGTCATAGGGAATGTTCTTGCTTCCCCTGacttcagagctctgctggcctAATTCACTATTGCTTACTTCCAGGGAAGCTCTGTACTGGTGTGGAAATGTAGTTTGTTCTTCCTCTTGAGTGAAGGAGAGGGTCTTCCCTTACCAGTTACTCTGCTCAGAGTGTGACATTGGGGGAAATATTTGGTAGCACCAGGGGAAAGCTGCCTGCTCACAAGTCCAGTGCAGATTCCCAACGTGGAGGTCTCATCTTCAGCCAGGAGCCATCCTGAAGGGGGAAACAGAATGCAGGCTGCtgtgtttaatgtttttaaCTGGGTGTCAGTGTTGAGGTTCACCTGAAGTGGCTGAACTGAACAGGCAAATCTGCATCCTTGGAAGTGCCTGGTGTGAGGTGGAAACAGCCAGAGGCTGCTCCTCACTGCCCTGCCTGGTAGGGCTGCTCAGAGAACTCCTGGTTGGACTGTTCAGCATTTCACACCCATCCCTTTGTTAAGGCAGCTTCCCCTGAAAACCCCTctctgattttgcttttcagactgATCCCCAGCAGTGACCACAATGCCATCAGCCCTGGAGAGCCCGGAGGGGGGAGAGGAAGACATTTTGCACTATGAGGAAACAGAAGATGGTGCTGTCAGGTGAGTTCTGTCCTACACAATGGCACAGACAATGCCTTGGGCAAGGTAAGAGATCCACCAGGTAAAGGAATGATTCTTCTCATCTGAAAGAAGTGAGGGACCCCAATAAGTGATCAATCAAATACATGTGCTGTGAAATCTTTAGTCAAACTGTATTGTAAGGGTGGAAGGGATGGGAAAGAGTGATCTGGCAGGGATGACAACAAACAGTTGTTGTTGTCTCTACTATGAAAATCACATTTCAGAAACACTTTGACTATTTGGCAGCTGTGTTTGTGTCTTCCTGACCAAGGGGAGCCAGTTTTCCATTACTTTCTGGGCAGGCTTCTTGTTTTGAAAACTGACTCTAGAAGTGaactctgctctggtgagcTCTTGCCTTTGCAGAATACCCAGGTCTAGGGAAGGACATTTTCTAGGAGGTtacttgaaaaacaaattaacacACATGTTCTAAAAACTAAGGCTTCAGACTTGGAAAACAGGACAGGCTGGTCAATTTCTTTGACTTGACAGGCTCAGCTTCATGAGAAGTCAAtgtttgctggctctgctggcacaCTCAGTGGGTCTGGAGTGTTCAAAGTCTCTCTTAGAGCTAAGACAAGTGTGGTAGCTGTAGCAAACTAGTGATAAAAACTGTAAGGTGCACTTTGGCATGATTTGAGTGAGTGTGTGTGTCGATACTGTACCAGTGTCCTGATATTGTACCTGAAAGGTGGctcagccaggtgggggtcagtctcttctcccaggcaaccactGACAGAATGgatgagaggacacagcctttagctgcaccaggggaagtttaggttagATGACAGAAGACAGTTCCTCACTGAAAGAGTGACTGGGCACTAGAATTGTCTGCCCAGGAGGTGGTGGGGTCACtgtccctggatgtgtttaagaacagcctggacgtggcactcagtgccagggtttagttgatGAGGAggtgttaggtcataggttggacgTGGTGATCtcaaaggccttttccaacccagTTCATTCTGTGTCCAGGTAGGTGCAGTGCCTGTAGCCTAAAATCATATATGTTAATGTTTTGGGtctttttcaaaacaaacaccTTATGGAAACTTGAAAAACCAGTGTGATGCAgcagaaataaactttttaagGGTTCTTGCCCTGTTTTGCCATTCAGCTCTCATCTCTTCACCAGCAGTTGATATTTAAGTTGGGAAACCTACCTGAGCCTTGTTTCTTCTCTGGCAGAAGATACCACCAAGGCCCCCATGCCCTTTAGCCTGCCCTGATTGTTGCTCCCCATATACTCAAGGCTACAGTTGGGCTCATGTGGATGAGAGCAAAAGTCAGGGTGCAGGGATCAGCAGGTCCTTGGCAGTTGCTTCAGCATCCTTGGCCAGAGCCCCTGGTAAgccccagccctcctggagtggcaAGTCTGGTTGGCACATGGGCTGCTGCCACCCTGTTGCTTCTTCCAGCAGGTGCCAGCTCAACCTGCGGGGTGGCCTGAGCATCCCACCTGGTACATTCTCTGAACTGGGATGGTAGATGGTGGGGGATCCCTCCAAACACAGAAGGGATAAACTCATTGCTGCGAGAGGCAGTGGGGTGAAAGGAGCTCTCCTGTTTGCCCGCAGCCCCATGGACCTTTCGGAGCTGCTGAAGGAGGGGACGAAGGAATCGCACGACCGCGCCGAGAACACTCAGTTTGTCAAGGACTTCCTCAAGGGCCGCATCAAGAAGGAGCTCTTCAAGGTGGGTGTTGCTCTGCTCCCCATCTCTTTGATGCACCCAGTGACTGATGCAAACTGCAAGGCAgagccccacagccctgggggtgCTATGGTGGTAGGTAGAGCAGAGTCTTTGCTCCTTCAAGCAGTGCCTGCCTGGTACAggctctccaggctgggcttgTGCCAGGCCTGGGGGTTTGCTCTTGTTTACCCCAATTCCATGTAGGCAGGAGTAGTCATGAGACTGAGTTGTGCCCATCTAGTGAGTAGCTTCTCACATGAGCTGTGCTCTGTCCGTAGCTGGCCACCGTGGCCCTTTACTTCACCTACTCTGCTCTGGAAGAGGAGATGGATCGCAACAAGGACAACCCAGTCTTTGCTCCTCTGTATTTCCCCGTAGAGCTCCACCGGAGAGAAGCTTTGGCCAAAGACCTCAAATATTTCTATGGGGaagactggaaagaaaagatCCAGTGTTCAGAGGCAACTCAGCAATATGTGGACAGAATCCATCATGTGGGACAACAcgagccagagctgctggtggctcATGCTTACACACGCTACATGGGGGACCTCTCAGGTGGCCAGGTGCTGAAGAAGGTAGCCCAGAGGGCCCTGAAGTTGCCCAGTACTGAGGAAGGGATCCAATTCTACATGTTCGACAATATTTCCAATGCACAGAAGTTCAAGCAGCTTTACAGAGCAAGAATGAATGCTCTGGACTTCGACAAGAACACCAAGGAAAGGATTGTGGAAGAGGCCAACAAAGCCTTCAGATTTAACATGCAGGTACTAAACAAACCCCTTGATCTCCTGTAGGTGCTGCAGCTTTTAGGTCTGGCCCAGGTTAATTCAGTCACATCACTCACCCAGTCAGTGGTCTGGGGCTGAGACCACTGCAGCCCCTCCTTGAGGGGTTGGGATTCTGGTTGAACTAGCTCTTTCACTAACTTcaggcaggaattcctcccATGCTCCAACACCCCAGCCAAGTGCTTTGATTAAGGCAAAATTAATATGACTTGAAGATTCCCACAGGCTGTGTGGCTGTGAAGCAGTGAGGGGAAGGAGCTCTTGTGCCAAGAGAGCTTCAAACAGTTTGAGTGTGCTGCACCACCCTGGTGACAATTCATCTCCTGTCTCAGGTCTGACTTGTTGCCCTATGGTCAAAATGTCTGGAGCCTCCTGTTCCTCCCATAGCATTTGCCTCTCATCAAACCTGACTGAGCTGCCGTTTGCCCCAGGGGATGAACACAGATTTAGCTACTGGATGGAAGTTTTAATCTTGTGCTTGTAGCAGGTCAGTGTGATTTAAACTGGCCAGAAACACGGTGAGGTGTGGTTGGCTCCTTTGTCAGGATCCTCATGGAATCCCATGGCAGCGAGAGGGGCTGCCTGaccactgcaggagctgggatcctccgaggctctgcagcagggaggggagagcaTGTTGCCCCACACTCCCACCCACAGCAGGCTTGGAAGTGAGCAGCAGGGTGGTGCTGCCTTGCTCCTGGCTCTGACTGAATGCTCTTGGGATGGGCTGTGCTTTCCTGGAGCTGCAACATGTGCCAGGTGTCACCCCATCTCTGCAGTGGATGCCCCGAAAGGTGTCTGGGgacagggaagcaggagtgGTGCTTGCCTGTTCCCCAGATGATTGCAGGGGTctggctgagagctgcctgGCTCCACCTGCTTCATGTGCTCACTGTGACCACTTGCAGGTGTTTGATGAGCTGGACAAGATCGGCAAGTCGCTGGCAGAAGAAGCCCAAGACGGAGGCTTTCCAGTCCATGACGGAAAAGGAGACATCCGCAAATGCCCTTACTATGCAGACAAACTGGGTAGGTGGTGGCAATGAGGGGGCTGCCACGGGCGTGTGGCACAGGACTGGCAGTGCTAACGGTGCTTTCTGTGTCCTGCAGGCACGGCAAGCCCCGGCTGCCCCTTCCACGCTGCTGTGGGCCTGGCCAGgcagcccctggtgcagctggtgctggcagcctgcatggccgtggcagcaggagctgcagcctggtaCATCCTGTGATGGGCACAGTGTGGCTCTGCCTGGGGGCAAGGGGAGAGATGTGCCCTGCCTGCTTTCCGACCTTTCCCTTGCTGGTGGTGAGTTGGCTGCAGAGTGGAGTAAGGAAATAAACAGGAATCCTGTGGGACTGTCCAAGCCTCCATGCACTCTGCTGTAACACAACGTCTTCAGCTGACTAGTGCATGGGACTGGTCAGTGCCAGGGGGTGAGGACtccactgcagcactgccctgcccaggctggggcagctttTAAGGCTAGAgatgtcctgtcctgtcctggcaAAGGCTTCACGTGCTTGGCTTTTCATCTCCATCCCTGAAGCAGTGTCTGGAGGGGGTTTCCTGCCCTGGGTTGCATCTGCAGAATGTGTCATCAGCCTTTCAAACAACAAGCAGTTGCTTTCGTACCCTGAGAAGCTGAGGCTGTGCCATGGGGCTGTTAGCTCAAAGGAGTGTCCTGTTTGGTGCAATGTCCTAGGAACCAAGTCTGACTCTTGTTGGAGAAAGCTCCCTGGGGATGGGGGCAGGACCATGGTGGGGTATGGAGGTGACAGATGTGTATTGTGCAACTTCAGGGTTGAGGGTTGGTTGTTGGTTATTTTTCCTGAAGCCTTGACTGGAATAAAAAGTCGCAATGTTGTAGCTGGGGGAAGCCAAAAGCACATCATTGTGAGAAtggggaggctggggagggggttAAGGGGGAGAAAGGGGAGTGCCATCCTACACTGACTCTTGTCTCTGACTCATGCAGTCCCTGATAAAactcctgccctggcacccaCTGTCCCTGCTATTTCCCCTGGGGTTTCCGTGTGGGGAGGCTCATTGCCCTGCTCAGAGGACACAGCCAGGTGCTGTCAGGGCTTGGGGCTTTCCCGCGTTGAGGAGGTTCCTGGTAGAGTagggaagctgctgctcttcttcCCGTGCTTGGTACCACTGTACCCCCAACCTGCCCTCATCCTCAGCTCCCCTGCAGGCAGATCTGCTGTGAATTTTgagcaggaaagaagaaaatatgcaCATGAGTTCAGGGtctgttatttatttacataaaaacaCTGACTAGTGCCACAGTTCCACCCCTGAGcaaacagcagctgcctgtgcaggtCAGGCTGTGTTTGCAGACCTGTGTACTGAGAGACCCTCCCCACCCACTTcgctctgggagctgcagggcaggggagggagaaggagccCTGAGAGGCTGATCTTGGCTCCCAGGTCCTCTTGCCCCTGCTGTgggagtgctgctggcagctcctgtcGCTGCCTGCTTGCCCCTGCCTTCTGGCTCAGGTGAGTGAGCTAAAAATACCCCCTACACCACCATGCAAGGAGGACCCTACAGACCCTGCCAGGCCCAGGAcggctctggagctgcagcctggtaACAAACTGCTCTACTCTACGTGCCGGGCAGCCAGGACATGCCGGGTGTGGTTTTGGCTCTCAGGTTGCCAGGGGGGCCAGGGCTGCTTgaggctgtccctgcccccaGAGCcgcggcagggctgggaggaggcgCATGCAGCTGGAGTGGCCACCGGGCAGGACGGAGGTGCTGATAAgggtgcagtgctgctgccgGGCCCCTCTCCATGCTtagaggcagctctgcctcccctcgGGAAGGGGCTTTGCCACAGGGCTGGAGGGGGCCATGAACCACACAGAAACCTGGTGCGTGGCACCGCCCTGTCTCCTTGTCACTGAGCCCCTTCCTGAAAGTGCCGCAAAGGCTGTGCTGCATCCCCTGAGGGCACCATGGGCTGCTTGGGTCCCCTCTTGGGCTCTCACCCaacacatccctgcagccaggcaccCTCTGCACTGTGGGACTGGGGTGggcacctccagcagctgctgctcttcccagggTCCTTCCAGGTGAGAGGGGCCTCGCTCACAGCCTGGAGTGTAATGGGGTGCAGAGCAATGCCCCCCACTCCTGTgcactgcagggcagctcccacaCAGCGTCTGGGGCCTGGGCCCACCTCCCCTGTGCACCAGTGTCACCAATCCAACTATTCCCAGTGAGGAGCAGAGCcggggcagtggtggcagctCTGCGTGGGAGGGAGCCGGGGATAACACATACACACCACCGGCAGGAAGCGAGGGGCGATGCACACGCggggacggacggacggacggcAGCGGGACGGGGCCGGTGGCGTTCAGTGGCTCCCGGGTGCCGTTAGCACATGCGCTTGTACGTGTAGATGTAGGCCTTGCAGTTGGGACACGTGTGTGTCACGTCCTTGAAGTCATCGAACAGGCAGGggatcaggcagcagcagagatcacacctggagcacagggacaggcagaaaTGCTGAGCTAGGGCAGCCCCTGGGCGTGGGGTTCTCTCAGGGCCATGGGCAAGAGATGTGAGTAATTGTAGGGGCTGTCACCCCAGGaacccctctgctgctccagtgccacCTCTGTGCCAAGATCCCCACCGTGCCAAACAGCTCAGCCAAGGCCACCAGCACTGAGGCTACCCAGGACCAGGCTGAGCACTCAACACgaagccccagctctgcttgtAGCACCTACCCCAcgaagcagcagaagaagccGAGAAGGAAGCTCATGAGCCCAATCTCATAGGAGATCTTGGTGGTGATGGCTTGCTGGCAGTGGGGACACACTGTCTGCACGGGGGCACCCTGGAAGAtctctccctgcagcactgtGACTGTGGTGGCGGCTCCCGGAGGGACGAGCACTGTGGCCGTGTGGCCACCAGGAGACGGGTAGGGGCCTGGGGCAGGGTAGTAGCCCATGGGGGGGTGAGGGCCTGGGGGTGGGTAGTATCCTGCTGTGAATGAGAAACAAACAAGTGAGCACCTTCGTACATGGCAAGAGAGGCCAGATCCTTTTTGGGGAGGCCCCCACCCTGCTGCAACACCGCCCTTTGAGTACAGACTTGGGGCCAGCCCTGCTACAGGCACTGTgcccccccaccccatcccaagGAACCTCGCTGGAAGCTCCAAATGGCAGCCCACCCCCCCTCTTGTGTCGCCCCCACTCCCCAGGGCACCAGGAAATGTGCTGCTGCCGATCCCCACCCCCTGTCCCCCAACCCCTTGCAGGACTCACCTGGTGGCACATAGGGCCCAGAGCCATCCGTGGGCATGTGGGGGGGCATGAACCCCGGCTGTGAGGGTGGCTCATATGGGGGAGGTCCGAACTCAGGAGGGGGGATCGGAACCCCCTGGGGCTGTCCCACCACTGGGGTGACACCCTCTGAAAGGAAACATAGTCAGCAGCCaaggaggcagggaagggaggcaaGAGGTGGGGGGCAACCCCTTAAGCCACATCCTCCTCTGGGCCATAAGAAACCCAAATTCAccccacagcagggagcagtgccAGGCTTTGAGCTGGGAGTGCTTCCTGCTCTTGTCATTGCCCCTAGGacccctcctgcttcccccaagggtgacatggggacagagggagcCAGGCATTGCAGCACCCTTCCCAGCGTGCTGTGAGGAGAGGCCACAGCCAGGGCAGTCGCAGGGAACCCACACTTCTCGGGTCCTGTCACCCCCCAGTACCTGGTGCAGAGGGGGGGCCGTGCTTCTCTTCTATCAGCGGTGCCGAGGGGCCCCCCGGGTAGGGTGGGGGTGGGTCGTTGGACATTGCtccaggcagccctgcagggacagaagcCTTTAGGTGACACCAGCCCTTGGTGCCACAGGCACATGGAGCTGGCGTGGTGCTTGGGATGGAGGTGACAGGTAACGGAGGAGGACAGGGCTGGTGCCaccactgcagcagcctcagcttccCCCCCAGGCAGAACCAGGGGTATGGCCCCAAAGCTGGACAGGCTCTGACCAGGCAGCAACTCCAAGGTGTAAAATCTTCCTGCCAGCTCCATGGGGCTTCCCTGCAAAGCCCACCTggtgcacagcagctcctcagggcagCTCTGGACTGTGTGGCCACActccagggcagtgctgggctggaatGTGCTGTGCCAAGACTTGGCTGCATGGCTGGGGTACCAAAGGAGGGGAAGAgctgcccactgccccccaCCTCCACCCTCAGTGACACAATGCTGTGCCCTGAGGGATGGCAGGACCCCCACCCTGAACCTGAAGTGCAAACTCTGGGACAGAGGCTGCAAACCCGCAGAGCATTTCTAAATAAATCCAGTGAGTTAAGGTAAGACCAGATTTAACAGCTGGAGCTGTTATTTTACCTGGGGCAGAATTTACCTGTCCTCTTCCCTGCAGCAACAGCTCAGAGGCCTTGACAGCTGAGAGAAGCAGCTCCTCTGAGCAGAGTAGTTTGGAAGGCAGCTTCTTCCACTGGGTCTGTGTAAAAGGAGACAGCAAGTGAACGACAGAGATGGAGaggaggcacagctgcagcattgTCCTGGCTGCCACAAAAACCCCTTCTCTCCcccaggcaggagcctccccatGTGCCCCCTCAATGGCAGGCATGAGGCTCTGTGTCCTTGGCACGTG
Encoded here:
- the HMOX2 gene encoding heme oxygenase 2 — protein: MPSALESPEGGEEDILHYEETEDGAVSPMDLSELLKEGTKESHDRAENTQFVKDFLKGRIKKELFKLATVALYFTYSALEEEMDRNKDNPVFAPLYFPVELHRREALAKDLKYFYGEDWKEKIQCSEATQQYVDRIHHVGQHEPELLVAHAYTRYMGDLSGGQVLKKVAQRALKLPSTEEGIQFYMFDNISNAQKFKQLYRARMNALDFDKNTKERIVEEANKAFRFNMQVFDELDKIGKSLAEEAQDGGFPVHDGKGDIRKCPYYADKLGTASPGCPFHAAVGLARQPLVQLVLAACMAVAAGAAAWYIL
- the CDIP1 gene encoding cell death-inducing p53-target protein 1 isoform X2, giving the protein MSNDPPPPYPGGPSAPLIEEKHGPPSAPEGVTPVVGQPQGVPIPPPEFGPPPYEPPSQPGFMPPHMPTDGSGPYVPPAGYYPPPGPHPPMGYYPAPGPYPSPGGHTATVLVPPGAATTVTVLQGEIFQGAPVQTVCPHCQQAITTKISYEIGLMSFLLGFFCCFVGCDLCCCLIPCLFDDFKDVTHTCPNCKAYIYTYKRMC
- the CDIP1 gene encoding cell death-inducing p53-target protein 1 isoform X1; protein product: MSNDPPPPYPGGPSAPLIEEKHGPPSAPEGVTPVVGQPQGVPIPPPEFGPPPYEPPSQPGFMPPHMPTDGSGPYVPPGYYPPPGPHPPMGYYPAPGPYPSPGGHTATVLVPPGAATTVTVLQGEIFQGAPVQTVCPHCQQAITTKISYEIGLMSFLLGFFCCFVGCDLCCCLIPCLFDDFKDVTHTCPNCKAYIYTYKRMC